The proteins below come from a single Magallana gigas chromosome 10, xbMagGiga1.1, whole genome shotgun sequence genomic window:
- the LOC105341744 gene encoding DNA-directed RNA polymerase I subunit RPA2 produces MLHVGNKMSTHLKEPSLRNLTTGDYGRLKPHQHQPLQDLTKPHIDSFNALIHGGLSRAVQTIPPVDFALPNGDRIAFKMLDATISYPTVDLGNKYAQTLKVYPAECRERGSSYLGSLSISMLWKVNGRIQGTVERKIADVPIMVKSSVCNLNGLSPKELVRRGEEAEEMGGYFISNGNEKVIRMLVMPRRNFPTCINRPSWKNRGKQYTEYGVSLRSVGDDNIGVNNVLHYLSNGSASLCFSHQKEMFFVPVVFILKALHNVTDKFIYDQLIQGKEDNSFYKGCVIAMLRHALSENLTTQKTVLAYMGEIFRVKLNLPPWYTDQDVGEYLIKYCICVHLDNNVDKFHLLVYMTRKLFAFAKGECAAESADNPMFQELLLGGQLYGMILKEKLLDWMISVKSSIDRTAKNYKEQEYVLTEVTMNDALRHTTNITKSMEYFMASGSIHSRSGLGLMQVTGLTVVADKLNFFRYISHFRCVHRGSFFSEMRTTAVRKLLPEAWGFLCPVHTPDGSPCGLLNHLTALAGAVTSHLSNKHLASLLFSMGTTPCDAPAMAPMSKCFTVFLDGRILGYLHEDIAQSVEKRLRFMKVKGLSKVPPMSEICLVPKTKFASQYPGLYIFTSTARMIRPVWNLATDCKEWIGTFEQVYMDICITPEEAIEGVTTHQELSEVSMLSTVAQFTPFSDFNQSPRNMYQCQMGKQTMGFPVHALDRRADNKLYKLQTPQSPVVRPVMYDHYEMDTYPLGTNAIVAVMSYTGYDMEDAMILNKSSFERGFAHASIYKSQIIDLNSDHHGRILQIFGCLPDNSHFLGDRLTKEGLPHIGTYLQRGDPFYSTINIQTGKSREYSYTSDEPAYVHQIKALGDTTGIQELSRVCIVLRVKRNPIIGDKFSSRHGQKGVCSMMWPVENMPFTESGMTPDILFNPHGYPSRMTIGMMIESMAGKSASLHGVCHDATPFQFSEEEPAIDHFGKLLVKAGYNYYGTERMFSGVNGQELEADIFIGVVYYQRLRHMVSDKFQVRTTGPVDPLTHQPVKGRKRGGGVRFGEMERDALIAHGTSYLLKDRLLDCSDVSKARVCTSCGSILSPYLEKLRMGSVTDASERNRRWTCKACKQKDSVQTITLPFVFRYLVAELSAMNIKVKLDVAPISSQ; encoded by the exons GATGCCACAATATCATATCCAACAGTGGATTTAGGAAATAAATATGCACAGACACTCAAGGTTTATCCAGCAGAG TGTCGTGAGCGGGGGAGTTCCTACCTGGGCAGTCTGAGCATCAGCATGCTGTGGAAGGTGAATGGAAGGATACAGGGCACAGTCGAAAGGAAGATCGCTGATGTCCCCATCATGGTCAAG TCTAGCGTCTGCAATTTAAATGGTCTGAGTCCCAAAGAGTTAGTGCGGAGAGGTGAAGAGGCAGAG GAAATGGGAGGGTACTTTATTTCTAACGGCAATGAGAAAGTGATCAGAATGCTGGTCATGCCGAGGAGGAACTTT CCCACCTGTATAAATCGTCCATCCTGGAAGAACCGCGGGAAACAGTACACAGAGTATGGTGTGTCTCTTCGCAGCGTAGGGGATGACAACATTGGAGTG aacAATGTTCTTCACTACTTGTCCAATGGATCGGCCTCCCTTTGCTTCAGCCATCAGAAGGAAATGTTCTTTGTACCTGTGGTCTTCATTCTCAAG GCTTTACACAATGTGACAGACAAGTTTATATATGATCAGCTGATCCAAGGCAAGGAAGACAACTCCTTTTACAAAGG GTGTGTCATAGCCATGTTACGTCATGCCCTATCAGAAAATCTTACCACCCAGAAAACGGTGCTGGCGTATATGGGGGAAATATTCCGTGTGAAACTTAATCTCCCACCCTGGTACACCGACCAAGATGTGGGGGAATACTTAATCAA GTACTGTATATGTGTACACCTGGACAACAATGTGGACAAGTTTCACCTCTTGGT CTATATGACGAGGAAGCTGTTTGCATTTGCCAAGGGTGAGTGTGCGGCTGAGAGCGCGGACAATCCAATGTTTCAGGAACTGCTGCTAGGGGGGCAACTGTATGGGATGATTCTTAAG GAAAAACTCCTCGACTGGATGATATCTGTGAAGAGTTCTATTGATAGGACTGCTAAAAATTACAAGGAGCAGGAATATGTCCTTACAGAGG TAACAATGAACGATGCTCTAAGACACACAACCAACATCACAAAGTCCATGGAGTACTTCATGGCCAGCGGCTCCATCCACTCACGGAGTGGACTGGGTCTGATGCAG GTCACCGGATTAACAGTGGTGGCGGATAAGCTGAACTTCTTCCGATACATCTCACATTTCCGCTGTGTACACAGAGGGTCGTTCTTCAGCGAGATGAGAACAACGGCAGTCAGAAAACTCCTTCCTGAAGCCTGGG gattCCTCTGTCCTGTCCACACCCCTGATGGTAGCCCCTGCGGACTACTGAATCACTTAACGGCCCTCGCAGGG GCTGTGACATCTCACCTGAGTAACAAACACCTGGCCAGCCTGTTGTTCTCCATGGGAACGACCCCGTGTGACGCCCCAGCCATGGCCCCCATGTCCAAGTGCTTCACCGTATTCCTAGATGGAAGGATTCTGGGATACCTTCACGAGGACATCGCTCAGAGTGTGGAAAAGAGGCTTAGGTTCATGAAGGTCAAAGGTCTCAGTAAG GTTCCCCCAATGTCAGAAATCTGTCTTGTACCTAAAACAAAGTTTGCCAGCCAGTACCCTGGTCTGTacatatttacaagcactgcacGAATGATTCGCCCTGTGTGGAACCTCGCTACAGATTGTAAGGAGTGGATAGGGACATTTGAACAAGTGTACATGGACATCTGTATCACACCTGAGGAAGCCATTGAGGGG GTCACAACACACCAGGAGCTTAGTGAGGTCTCCATGCTGTCCACTGTGGCTCAGTTTACACCTTTCTCTGACTTCAACCAGAGTCCTCGAAACATGTATCAATGTCAG ATGGGTAAGCAGACTATGGGTTTCCCTGTACATGCCCTTGACCGGCGGGCGGACAACAAGCTGTACAAACTCCAGACCCCCCAGTCCCCGGTGGTCCGGCCGGTGATGTACGACCACTACGAGATGGATACCTACCCGCTGGGTACTAACGCCATAGTGGCTGTCATGTCATACACT GGATATGATATGGAAGATGCCATGATTTTAAACAAGTCGTCCTTTGAACGAGGGTTTGCACATGCCAGCATTTATAAATCACAG ATTATTGACTTAAACAGTGACCACCATGGGCGCATTCTACAAATATTTGGCTGTCTCCCTGATAACTCTCATTTCTTGGGTGACCGTCTGACAAAGGAGGGGCTGCCCCACATAGGAACCTACTTACAGAGGGGAGACCCTTTCTACAG TACAATCAATATACAAACCGGTAAGTCCCGTGAATATAGCTATACCTCTGATGAACCGGCTTACGTGCACCAGATTAAAGCCCTGGGGGACACAACAGGAATACAGGAGCTGTCTCGAGTCTGTATTGTCCTTAGGGTCAAG AGAAACCCCATCATTGGAGACAAGTTTTCTAGTCGTCATGGACAGAAAGGTGTTTGCAG TATGATGTGGCCAGTAGAGAACATGCCCTTTACAGAGAGTGGAATGACTCCAGACATTTTGTTCAATCCTCATGGCTACCCATCCAGAATGACCATTG GGATGATGATAGAGAGCATGGCGGGTAAGTCGGCCTCCCTCCATGGCGTGTGTCACGACGCCACGCCCTTCCAGTTTTCCGAGGAGGAACCGGCCATTGATCACTTTGGAAAACTCCTGGTCAAAG CTGGATATAATTATTACGGCACAGAGAGGATGTTCAGTGGGGTAAACGGCCAGGAGTTGGAGGCAGACATCTTTATAGGGGTGGTCTACTATCAGAGACTCAGGCACATGGTGTCAGATAAATTTCAG gtCAGAACAACTGGACCGGTTGACCCCCTTACTCATCAGCCGGTCAAAGGTCGCAAACGGGGTGGAGGGGTCAGATTTGGTGAAATGGAGCGTGATGCACTGATTGCTCATGGAACATCTTATCTCCTTAAAGATAGACTGTTGGATTGTTCCGATGTCAGCAAG gCCAGGGTTTGCACAAGTTGTGGAAGCATCTTATCCCCATATTTAGAAAAACTAAGGATGGGCTCAGTGACGGATGCGTCGGAGCGTAACCGCCGCTGGACCTGCAAGGCGTGTAAACAGAAGGACTCGGTTCAAACCATCACCCTACCATTCGTGTTCAGATACCTCGTGGCAGAACTCTCAGCCATGAATATCAAAGTGAAGCTTGACGTGGCCCCAATTAGTAGTCAGTGA
- the LOC105341746 gene encoding mitochondrial protein C2orf69 homolog, with protein MASDKTKYLGGELSVKRLANIVGVEGKQNDVIVCPSEVTRQEKQHVIFFGGDIQTYPENMESSLNKDYIEYNLDNTARILARRFPDSLIFVIKPSKMIFYSFSVYKNFLNFSDDGIPFIGHVPGNEHSVDGLTHLVRLYNNAYRQMTPDNSKARDGNGPTITLAGFSKGCVVLNQMMFEMFSSSEISDIDIQDFLRRLNSVYWLDSGHVGDRNAWLTDDTVLSGMVQKGLQIYAHVTPYQVRDSLRKWIGKEEKKFIEKLKNLNGNVTEGRHFFDEPGSIERHFELLKVF; from the exons ATGGCAAGCGATAAGACGAAATATTTGGGAGGAGAGTTGTCTGTAAAGAGACTGGCAAATATAGTCGGGGTGGAGGGAAAACAAAATGACGTCATTGTGTGTCCATCCGAAGTCACGAGACAGGAGAaacaacatgtgatattttttggAGGGGATATACAA ACTTACCCAGAGAACATGGAATCCAGCCTCAACAAAGATTATATTGAATACAACCTAGACAATACTGCGCGCATCCTCGCGCGCCGTTTCCCCGATAGTCTTATCTTTGTCATCAAACCttccaaaatgattttttactccttcagtgtgtacaaaaattTCTTAAACTTTTCTGATGACGGTATTCCATTTATTGGCCACGTGCCAGGAAATGAACACAGTGTGGACGGTTTGACGCATCTTGTGCGTCTCTACAATAACGCATATCGTCAAATGACGCCCGACAATTCCAAAGCACGTGATGGCAATGGTCCGACAATTACGTTAGCGGGATTCAGTAAAGGTTGTGTAGTTTTAAATCAAATGATGTTCGAAATGTTTTCTTCCTCGGAAATCAGCGATATTGATATTCAGGACTTTTTACGCAGACTAAACTCTGTTTATTGGTTAGATAGTGGTCACGTGGGTGATAGAAATGCATGGTTGACTGATGACACAGTTCTATCCGGAATGGTACAAAAAGGCCTTCAGATATACGCTCATGTGACCCCATATCAAGTGCGCGATTCTCTCAGGAAATGGATcggaaaagaagaaaaaaagtttatcgaaaaattgaaaaatttaaacggAAATGTTACGGAGGGCAGACATTTCTTTGATGAACCTGGAAGCATTGAAAggcattttgaattattaaaagtgttttga
- the LOC105341745 gene encoding ATP-binding cassette sub-family F member 2, with protein sequence MPSDAKKKREQKKKEAAKNKGKKRTDDTPQNGETENGISNGAGKDDELIELAKGLEEIDVKAQYRSVTGVLLSHPDSRDVQLGNVTLTFHGAELLTDTKIELNVGRRYGLIGLNGCGKSSLLCALECRELPIPEHIDIYHLRREIEPSDKTALQCVIEVDKEKMILERESEILAARDDHESQERLMDIYERLDDMDADKAEARAGFILHGLGFTKEMQNTASKHFSGGWRMRISLARALYIKPSLLLLDEPTNHLDLDACVWLEEELKTYKRILVMISHSQDFMNGVCTNIIHMANKKLKYYGGNYDAYMQTRMELEENQMKRYKWEQDQISHMKNYIARFGHGSAKLARQAQSKEKTLKKMVDGGLTERVGRDKTLTFYFPDCGKLPPPVIMVQHVSFQYNESKPLIYKNLDFGMDLDTRVALVGPNGAGKSTLLKLIAGELIPTDGLIRRHSHLKIGRYHQHLQEHLDMNMTALDWMMKCFPAIKEREEMRKIIGRYGLSGQQQICPMKNLSDGQRCRVIFAWLAWQNPHMLLLDEPTNHLDIETIDSLADAINDFDGGLVLVSHDFRLISQVVDEIWICENQTVTKWESDIFEYKEALAKKVRKQIAKMRDG encoded by the exons aTGCCATCTGACGCAAAGAAGAAGCGggaacaaaagaaaaaagaagccGCAAAAAACAAAGGAAAGAAAAGGACCGATGACACCCCACAAAATGGAGAAACTGAGAATGGAATCAGTAACGGAGCTGGGAAGGACGATG AATTGATTGAGTTGGCCAAGGGCTTAGAAGAAATTGATGTGAAGGCTCAGTACCGATCAGTGACGGGAGTTCTCCTGTCTCACCCAGACAGTCGTGACGTCCAGCTGGGcaatgtgaccttgaccttccaTGGGGCGGAACTCCTGACGGACACCAAAATAGAGCTCAACGTGGGCCGACGATATGGACTCATTGGTCTTAATGGATGCG GTAAATCCTCACTATTATGTGCCCTGGAATGCAGGGAGCTTCCCATACCTGAGCACATAGACATTTATCACCTGCGGCGGGAGATAGAGCCCAGTGATAAGACGGCCCTCCAGTGTGTGATCGAGGTCGACAAGGAGAAGATGATTCTGGAAAGGGAGTCAGAGATTTTGGCTGCCAGAGACGATCATG aatctCAGGAGCGTTTGATGGACATATACGAGCGTTTGGATGACATGGACGCCGATAAGGCAGAGGCTCGGGCAGGCTTCATCTTGCACGGTCTCGGATTCACCAAAGAAATGCAAAACACGGCCTCCAAACACTTCTCTGGAGGGTGGAGGATGAGGATATCCCTGGCCAGGGCCCTGTACATCAAACCATCCCTCCTACTGCTGGATGAGCCCACCAATCACCTTGACCTTGATGCCTGCGTGTGGCTGGAGGAGGAACTCAAAAC ATACAAGAGGATATTAGTAATGATCTCGCACTCTCAGGATTTCATGAATGGAGTGTGTACAAATATCATCCACATGGCCAACAAGAAGCTGAAATATTACGGA GGTAATTATGATGCATACATGCAGACCAGGATGGAGTTGGAGGAAAATCAGATGAAGAGATACAAATGGGAACAGGACCAGATATCACATATGAAG AACTACATCGCTCGCTTTGGACACGGTAGTGCCAAGTTAGCTCGTCAGGCCCAGAGTAAAGAAAAGACACTGAAGAAGATGGTGGATGGGGGCCTGACAGAGAGAGTGGGAAGAGATAAG ACGCTTACCTTCTACTTTCCCGACTGTGGCAAGTTACCTCCCCCTGTCATCATGGTTCAGCATGTCAGCTTCCAGTACAATGAGTCCAAG CCACTGATCTACAAAAATCTGGACTTTGGAATGGACTTGGACACTAGAGTGGCATTGGTAGGGCCCAATGGAGCAGGGAAGTCTACACTACTCAAACTTATAGCAGGAGAG ttGATACCAACAGATGGTCTAATAAGAAGACATTCTCACCTGAAGATTGGGCGATATCACCAG CACTTACAAGAACATCTGGACATGAACATGACAGCCCTGGACTGGATGATGAAGTGTTTCCCGGCCATCAAGGAGCGGGAGGAGATGAGGAAGATCATTGGTCGCTATGGACTTTCCGGACAGCAACAG atttgtcCAATGAAGAACTTGTCAGATGGACAGCGGTGTCGAGTGATATTCGCGTGGTTGGCCTGGCAGAACCCACACATGTTGTTACTGGACGAACCCACGAACCATCTGGACATCGAGACGATTGATTCGCTCGCCGACGCCATCAACGACTTTGATGGGGGACTAGTCCTTGTCAGTCACGACTTCAGGCTTATATCTCAG GTTGTGGATGAAATCTGGATCTGTGAGAACCAGACCGTTACAAAGTGGGAGAGTGATATCTTTGAATACAAAGAGGCGCTTGCCAAGAAAGTCCGCAAACAGATCGCAAAAATGAGGGACGGTTGA